One window of the Aquila chrysaetos chrysaetos chromosome 8, bAquChr1.4, whole genome shotgun sequence genome contains the following:
- the MED1 gene encoding mediator of RNA polymerase II transcription subunit 1 isoform X2 has translation MSTLLEKLHAKYNQNRPWTETMKLVRQVMEKRVVMNSGGHQHLVSCLETLQKALKVSSLPAMTDRLESIARQNGLGSHLSANGTECYITSDMFYVEVQLDPTGLLCDVKVAHHGENPVSCPELVQHLREKNFDEFSKHLRGLVNLYKLPGDNKLKTKMYLALQSLELDLSKMAGMYWQATNANPLDKILHGSVGYLTPRSGGLLMNLKYYVSPYDLFEDGTGAPVILHENNVPRSLGMNVSVTVEGTMTMYKLPIAPLIMGSHPVDSKGTPSFSSITSANSVDLPACFFLKFPRPIPVSRAFIQKLQGCTGIPLFDTPPTFVPLYELITQFELSKEADPLPLNHNMRFYAALPGQQHCYFLNKDAPLPDGRSLQGTLISKIAFQHPGRVPLILNLIRHQVAYNTLIGSCVKRTVLKEDSPGILQFEVCPLSDSCFSVSFQHPVNDSLVCVVMDVQDSTHVNCKLYKGLSDALICTDDFIAKVVQRCMSIPVTMRAIRRKAETIQADTPALSLIAETVEDMVKKNLPPASSPGYGMTTGSNPMSGTTTPTNTFPGGPITTLFNMSISMKERHDSVGHGEDFSKVSQNPILTSLLQITGNVGSTIGSSPTPPHHTPPPVSSPASNTKNHPMLMNLLKENPPQDFSTLYGSSPLERQNSSSGSPRMEMGPGGNKQKKKKSRMPADKPKHQTEDDFQRELFSMDVDSQNPIFDVNMTADTLDTPHITPAPSQCSTPPTTYPQPIPHSQPSIQRMVRLSSSDSIGADVTDILSDIAEEASKLPTTNEDCPPIGTPVRDSSSSGHSQSALFDPDVFQTNNSENPYTDPADLIADAAVSPNSDSSNHFFPDGVDFNPDLLNSQSQSGFGEEYFDESSQSGDTDDFKGYASQALTTLGVQVLGTDGGENKFKGSNQSDTVDFSIIAAASKALGSSDIMEHHSGGQSPLLNTGDIGKEKSQKRVKEGNGSGSNMAGPGIDGKPGKRSRTPSSDGKSKEKLPKRKKQETDGKSPSHSSSNRPFTPPASTGGSKSPGSSGRSQTPPGVATPPIPKITIQIPKGTVTVGKPSSHGQYTSSGSVTSSSSKSHHSHSSSSSSSSSSTSGKIKSSKSEGSSGSKMSSSLYSGQGSSSSGQSKSSAQSVGKPGSSPITKHGLSSGSGSTKMKPQGKPSSLMNPSMSKPNISPSHSRPSGGSDKLASPMKPVPGTPPSSKAKSPISSGSGGSHMSGTGSSSSMKSSSGMGSSGSMSQKPPPSSNSSTASSSSFSSSGSSMSSSQNQHGSSKGKSPSRNKKPSLTAVIDKLKHGVVTSGPGGDDPMDGQMGPSSNSSSHTMSSKHNMSGGEFQGKREKSDKEKSKVSVSGGSVDSSKKTSDSKNVGSTGVAKIIISKHDGGSPSIKAKVTLQKPGEGGGDSLRPQMASSKSYGSPLISGSTPKHERCSPSHSKSPAYTPQNIDSESESGSSIAEKSYQNSPSSDDGIRPLPEYSSEKHKKHKKEKKKVKDKDRDRDRDRDKDRDKKKSHSMKPESWSKSPISADQSLSMTSSAILSAERPSRASPEFLIGEEDDDLMDVALIGN, from the exons ATGAGTACCCTCTTAGAAAAACTTCATGCAAAGTACAACCAAAACAGACCTTGGACAGAAACCATGAAGTTAGTCCGTCAAGTCATG GAAAAGCGAGTTGTGATGAACTCTGGGGGGCACCAACATCTGGTGAGCTGTTTGGAGACTTTGCAGAAGGCATTAAAAG TATCTTCTCTGCCTGCCATGACAGATCGCTTAGAGTCTATAGCTAGACAAAATGG CCTTGGATCTCACCTTAGTGCAAATGGCACTGAATGTTACATCACTTCAGACATGTTCTATGTGGAAGTCCAGTTAGATCCTACAGGGCTGCTGTGTGATGTCAAGGTGGCTCACCACGGAGAAAACCCTGTG agttGTCCAGAATTGGTGCAACATCTGAG agagaaaaattttgATGAATTTTCTAAGCACCTAAGGGGGCTTGTGAACCTGTATAAGTTGCCAGGAGACAA caaACTTAAAACTAAAATGTACTTAGCTCTGCAGTCCTTAGAGTTGGATCTCTCAAAAATGGCAGGGATGTATTG GCAAGCCACCAATGCAAATCCCCTCGACAAGATTCTTCATGGCAGTGTTGGCTATCTCACTCCCAGGAGTGGAG GTCTTCTGATGAATCTCAAGTATTATGTCTCGCCCTATGATTTATTTGAAGATGGCACTGGAGCCCCTGTTATTTTGCACGAGAACAATG TTCCTCGGTCTTTGGGTATGAATGTATCAGTAACAGTTGAGGGAACCATGACTATGTACAAACTTCCAATTGCACCACTGATTATGGGCTCTCATCCAGTTGACAGCAAAGG AACTCCGTCTTTCTCGTCGATCACCAGTGCCAACAGTGTGGACTTACCAGCTTGTTTCTTCCTGAAATTCCCACGTCCCATTCCAGTGTCTCGAGCTTTCATTCAGAAACTTCAGGGCTGCACAG GTATTCCACTGTTCGACACACCACCAACATTTGTACCCTTGTATGAGTTGATCACACAGTTTGAATTATCCAAGGAGGCTGATCCTCTACCTTTAAACCACAATATGCGCTTCTATGCA GCTCTTCCAGGACAGCAGCACTGTTACTTTCTGAACAAAGATGCTCCTCTCCCAGATGGAAGAAGCCTTCAAGGAACTCTGATTAGTAAAATCGCCTTCCAGCACCCAGGACGGGTTCCTCTCATCCTCAATTTGATCAGACATCAAGTGGCGTACAACACGCTGATTGGCAGCTGTGTCAAGcgaactgttttaaaagaag ATTCTCCTGGGATCCTGCAGTTTGAAGTTTGTCCTCTCTCTGACTCCTGTTTTAGTGTATCCTTTCAGCATCCTGTGAATGACTCCCTGGTGTGCG TGGTAATGGATGTGCAAGACTCTACTCATGTGAACTGTAAGCTGTACAAAGGGCTGTCCGATGCTCTTATCTGTACAGATGATTTCATTGCCAAAGTTGTTCAAAG ATGTATGTCCATTCCTGTCACCATGAGAGCAATTCGTAGAAAAGCAGAAACGATTCAAGCAGACACACCAGCCTTGTCCCTCATTGCAGAGACAGTAGAAGATATggtgaagaaaaatcttcccccagccagcagcccagGGTATGGCATGACCACAGGCAGCAACCCAATGAGTGGTACCACTACCCCAACAAACACTTTTCCTGGGGGGCCCATCACTACTTTGTTTAACATGAGCATAAGCATGAAAGAGAGGCATGACTCGGTGGGCCATGGGGAGGACTTCAGCAAAGTGTCTCAGAACCCTATTCTCACTAGTTTGTTGCAGATCACAGGGAATGTGGGGTCTACCATTGGCTCAAGTCCAACCCCTCCCCATCACACACCACCACCAGTATCCTCACCAGCAAGCAACACCAAGAACCACCCCATGCTCATGAACCTTCTTAAAGAGAATCCCCCTCAGGATTTCTCCACTCTGTATGGGAGCAGCCCTCTCGAAAGGCAGAACTCTTCCTCTGGCTCCCCCAGAATGGAAATGGGCCCTGGGGGgaataagcaaaagaaaaaaaagtcccgCATGCCGGCCGACAAGCCCAAGCATCAGACTGAGGATGATTTCCAGAGGGAGCTCTTTTCAATGGATGTTGACTCCCAGAATCCCATTTTTGATGTCAACATGACTGCAGATACCCTGGACACCCCTCATATTACTCCAGCACCCAGCCAATGCAGCACTCCTCCTACTACATACCCACAGCCTATACCTCACTCGCAGCCCAGTATTCAGAGAATGGTTCGACTTTCTAGTTCGGACAGCATTGGAGCCGATGTTACTGATATCCTTTCGGATATAGCAGAGGAGGCTTCCAAGCTACCCACCACTAACGAGGACTGTCCACCCATTGGTACTCCAGTAAGAGACTCTTCTAGTTCAGGACATTCACAAAGTGCCCTCTTTGACCCAGATGTTTTTCAGACGAACAATAGTGAGAACCCATACACAGATCCAGCAGACCTGATAGCAGATGCTGCTGTGAGCCCCAACAGCGATTcttcaaaccatttttttccagatggagTAGATTTCAATCCTGACTTGCTGAACAGTCAGAGTCAAAGTGGCTTTGGGGAGGAGTACTTTGATGAGAGTAGTCAGAGTGGAGACACTGATGATTTCAAGGGCTATGCGTCCCAGGCTCTAACTACTTTGGGGGTGCAAGTCTTGGGGACTGATGGGGGGGAAAATAAGTTTAAGGGGAGTAATCAGTCCGATACGGTAGATTTTAGTATTATTGCAGCTGCAAGCAAAGCACTGGGGTCCTCTGACATCATGGAGCATCACAGTGGAGGTCAGAGCCCTTTACTGAATACAGGGgatataggaaaagaaaagtctcAGAAACGGGTAAAGGAAGGCAATGGTTCTGGAAGTAACATGGCGGGTCCCGGGATAGACGGGAAGCCAGGCAAGCGCAGCCGGACACCATCCAGTGATGGTAAAAGTAAAGAGAAACTTCCGAAGCGGAAGAAGCAGGAGACAGATGGGAAATCTCCATCTCACAGTTCATCAAACAGGCCTTTCACACCACCAGCAAGCACAGGTGGGTCCAAATCTCCTGGGAGTTCAGGCAGATCTCAGACTCCTCCTGGTGTAGCTACTCCTCCTATTCCAAAAATAACCATTCAGATCCCAAAAGGAACAGTGACTGTGGGCAAACCGTCTTCACATGGCCAGTATACAAGTAGTGGCTCTgtcacctcctccagcagcaaaaGCCATCATAGccattcttcctcctcctcttcttcctcctcttcaacctcaggcaaaattaaaagcagcaaatcaGAAGGGTCTTCTGGCTCAAAGATGAGCAGCAGCCTCTACTCAGGCCAAGGCAGCTCAAGTTCAGGTCAGTCCAAAAGCTCAGCTCAGTCGGTGGGAAAGCCTGGATCCTCCCCCATCACCAAACATGGCCTCAGCAGCGGTTCTGGAAGTACCAAGATGAAACCTCAAGGAAAGCCATCATCACTTATGAACCCTTCCATGAGTAAACCAAACATCTCTCCATCTCATTCTAGACCCTCGGGAGGTTCTGACAAGCTTGCTTCTCCCATGAAACCTGTCCCGGGTACTCCCCCATCATCTAAAGCGAAGTCACCTATCAGTTCAGGTTCCGGAGGCTCCCATATGTCTGGGACCGGATCAAGCTCAAGTATGAAATCATCTTCAGGAATGGGATCCTCTGGGTCTATGTCACAGAAACCACCTCCTTCATCAAATTCTTCGACGGCgtcttcatcttccttttcgTCTAGCGGGTCTTCCATGTCTTCATCTCAAAACCAGCATGGAAGTTCCAAAGGCAAGTCTCCAAGCAGAAACAAGAAGCCATCTCTGACTGCAGTCATAGACAAACTTAAACATGGGGTTGTCACTAGCGGGCCTGGTGGAGATGACCCAATGGATGGACAAATGGGGCCAAGTTCCAATTCCTCAAGCCATACTATGTCCTCCAAACACAATATGTCCGGAGGTGAGTTCCAGGGCAAACGTGAGAAGAGTGACAAAGAGAAATCTAAAGTCTCTGTTTCTGGAGGATCTGTTGACTCTTCCAAGAAGACTTCAGATTCCAAAAATGTTGGAAGCACTGGAGTGGCCAAAATTATCATCAGCAAACACGATGGTGGTTCCCCTAGCATTAAAGCCAAAGTAACTTTGCAGAAacctggggaaggaggtggggaTAGCCTAAGGCCTCAGATGGCTTCTTCCAAAAGCTATGGATCCCCTCTAATCAGTGGATCTACTCCAAAACATGAACGCTGCTCTCCCAGCCACAGTAAGTCACCAGCATACACTCCCCAAAACATAGACAGTGAGAGTGAGTCGGGCTCTTCCATAGCAGAGAAATCCTACcagaacagccccagctctgatGATGGCATTAGGCCTTTGCCTGAATATAGCTCAGAAAAACACAAGAAgcacaaaaaagagaagaaaaaagtgaaagacaAAGACCGGGACAGAGATCGGGATCGGGATAAAGACAGAGACAAGAAGAAATCTCACAGCATGAAGCCAGAGAGCTGGTCAAAGTCCCCAATTTCAGCTGACCAGTCTCTCTCCATGACAAGCAGTGCTATCCTTTCGGCTGAGCGCCCATCCCGGGCTAGCCCTGAGTTTTTGATCGGGGAAGAAGATGACGATCTCATGGATGTTGCTCTAATtggcaattaa